The sequence below is a genomic window from Merismopedia glauca CCAP 1448/3.
GTTATTGTGCCAGTATTTGGCTGGAGATCTATTGTATATTTTCTAGTCCTATGCCCCATGTCCCATGCCCCATGCCCCATGCCCTATGCCCTATGCCCAGACTCAATTTATACAATTAATTTTGCCTACCTACTTAATGCTTAGCAAACCGTTACACTCAAAAGGCAATATGTTGGTCGATTCTTTGACAATATAAATAATGTTTCCTGTTAAGAAAGTTAGTCATAAGGCAAATGCCTGAAAAAGGAATTAAAAATCGAGCGACTGGTTGTCTGGTATTAATAGTACCAGCAGCATTCTTAATTGTTTTTGTATCTAGCACCTGGCGGTTTTTACTAGCCCTAGCAGTAGTGGCTCTAGCCTGGAATGTTTGGCAACGTTATGAGTGGCAAAAACTCAGCCAGCAAATTAATCCGATTTTCCAACAGATGATTTTGGCAAATCAAGGTTCGATTACGCCACTAGATCTATCTTTGAAGTCTAATATTTCGGCTCAGATAGCTGAGCGGTATTTGGAAGATAAAGCGGCAGAATTTGCCGCCCAAAAGCGAAACTTTGAAGACCGAGGGACAGTTTACTATTTTCTGACTGTTAAAACCTTGGGTAATCTTTTTGATGAAAGCGAACCACCACCTGAAAGCGAGTTACCTACTGCGGTAGATCTACCTGCTCTAGCTGAAGTGACATCTGAGTTACCTGCTGTAGTAGATGCACCTAGGAAGGATGAATCTACTTCATCCATCTCAGAGGAAGTAACCGCAGAACAACCGTCTCCCTCAGAGGAAGCAACCGCAGAGCAAGCATCCCCCACTCTACCTCTAACTGAGGATACTACCGAACCGGAAGACTCTACACCCTTGAATATGATTGCCTTGCCACCTTTAGCAGGTTCATTCAATCAAGATCCAACCGAGTCTTCCAAAGCCCAAGATAACCAAATCCCCGATCCTTGGCAAGCCGAATCCGCTCTAGCTCATCTCAAACCCCTAATTCAAGCTGAATTAGCCAAACGGTTAGATGTTAGTGCTAGTACAGTTTTCAAGCGTCGGGAAGAGCCAGATTTTCGCGAATGGACAATGGGACGCGATCCAGACGGAGTTGGTTGGGCATATTCGCCCGAAAACAAGGAGTTTTATCCTGTGGAAGAAGCTTAGTAAAGAAGGAAGAAGGAAGAGGGAAGAAGGAAGAAGGAAGAAGGAAGAAGGAAGAGGGATATCAAACCTCAATTTCTTTTGTCTCCCCACTCCCCCATCTCCTCTACTTAGGCGCTGGAGGATAAACAATTCTCTGGTGGTTGGTTTGTCGCCATACTTCGAGGAAGGTGTGAGCAATCTGAGATAGCTGATCTTTAGTTAATCCTGAATCGGCTAGTTGTCCTTCTTGCCAACGAGCGTGTAGGATTTTTTTGATGGTAATTAAAGCTGTATCTGGTGATACCTCCTTGAGCGATCGCAAGGCGGCTTCGCAAGCATCCGCTAGCATCACTATTCCGGTTTCGCGAGATTGGGGAATTGGACCTGCATACCGAAAATCTGCTTCAGAAACCACAATACTGGGATTTTCGGTGGCTAATTGTTGGGCTTGATGATGAAAATAGGCGATTCTAATGGTTCCTTGGTGTTCGGGAATGAATGCTTGAATGGCTTTGGGTAATCTGTACCGACGAGCCATAACTAAGCCTTCGGTGACGTGTTTTTTAATTATTTGGGCGCTTTCCCAAGGGTTATCGATTAAATCGTGTTTATTAACCCCACCCATTTGATTTTCAATGAATCCCATTGGATCGTGCATTTTGCCGATATCGTGGTATAGAGTTCCCGTTCGCACTAATTCCACATTTAAACCGATTTCTCTAGCTGCGGCTTCGGCTAAATTGGCGACAAACATGGTGTGTTGAAATGTACCTGGAGTCTCTCCTGCTAAGCGTTTCAGTAAAGGGCGATTGGGGTTGGCAAGTTCTACTAGACGAATTGGGGTGATCAGATCGAACAGATGCTCCAGATAGGGGGAAATTCCCAAAGCAAATATACTCCATCCCAAAGCTGGAGCGCTACAGCGTAAGGCATCCAAAAATAGATAACTAATTGAGGCACCACCGCCAGAAACGAGTAGATTTAGTAAAAAGTAGATGCCACCTTGAGTCAGGACGACTGCTGCTCCCAAAAATGCCAATTCTTCCCGCGATCGCATTTTACCTGCCCAGTGAGCCGCGAGAATGCCTGCTACAGCACTAGCTAATAAATAGTCCCAACCCACTTTTAAAGTCCCAACGATCAAGCCTGTCAGCAAACTAACGACAACTGTGGCAAGGAAAGGATGGTAAAAACTGCCTATCAACCATCCCAAAGCCGGTAAATTGGTATAATAAACCCCAACTTGACTTAAAAGGGGAGTGGTTAAGCTGAGGAGCAAAATTAGTCCATAATCTCTGCGTCTTAAAAACTTGCCGCGATCGCTCTGATGAATTTGCCTTTCTACCAAGATAAAGATCGCCACTGCGCCACTAATCACCGCAGTAAATCCGACTAAACCCCACCAGTTGACACTGCGGCGACTCAAACCAAAATATTCTAATAAAACGAAGTCACTTTGAGTTATAACTTCTCCAGCCGAGACGATTTTATCTCCTTTGTTAATATTGATGGTTACAGGAGAAATTTCATTTAAAGCTTGTTCGACTTGCTGTTGAGTGGCGACAGGATCTGTTACTAAATTAGGTTTAAGGGTATTTAGTAATAACTCAGTAGTAATTTCCCTAGCGGTGGCAGATAAAACAGGACTAAGATGTAAGCTAACTGCTGTCTGTAGAGTTGCAGGTGCTAAACCAGGGGCAATACCTTGAGCCAAAATCCGTTGATTGATTTGAAACATCGCCGTTTTAGTGACTTGCCAATCGCTCTCAGATAGATCTAAAACTGCCAAACGGATGGGTGAAGAGATTTGATCTATAGCTTGTTGATAGCTAGAGCGCCTATTCTCTATTAATTTGACTAAACTAGTGGCTTCTTGGGGAGTATGGGAGCGATTGTAACCTGATAATTCCGTAATAGCTTTTCTAGTTGCCTGATTTGGGCTGATTTCACTGAAAGAGTTATTAGATATTCTTAAAATTTCTTGCCATGATTCTACAGGTGCCTGACGCAAGTAGATTTGAGTAGTAGTAGATAAGTTAGCGGTAGAAGTAAAGGGAAACTTATCGGCAATTGCTCGGACATTATTAATTTTATCGACCAATTCTTCCAGATTTTGAGTCATTTCTGCGCTTAATAATTGATCTACCACCAAAACGGGGATTAATCCTCGCCGCCTAGCTTGGCGTTGAGCAGCAGTAGCCACCAGATCTGGTACGTTCTCGCTTCGGGGAGCGCGGATAGTTTCAGTGGCGATCGCTCCCTCTTTGAGTAAAGGCTGGTTATAAAAGGGATAACCAGCAGCACTAGTCAAAGAGATAATGGCGATTAAACAAATAGACCATAAATTACGACTACTGTGGGATTTAGAAGGGCATTGTTGGCAGTTTCCGCCGGGATGTACCAGTTTTTTGGGTAAAGTCTGCCACCATTTCGGTAATGAATGCTGAGTATCTACTCCGTCAACAGACCTAGTTGTCCCACTTCTGACTTCTTTGTGGATTCTATCTCGCTTAGGCATTTTGGTCTAACCCCGATCGCGACGGCACATGACTTGAGGTGCAGCGATGGCGTAGCTACCGCGTCTTGGCATCAAACTAGTGCTAATTGAC
It includes:
- a CDS encoding HD family phosphohydrolase is translated as MPKRDRIHKEVRSGTTRSVDGVDTQHSLPKWWQTLPKKLVHPGGNCQQCPSKSHSSRNLWSICLIAIISLTSAAGYPFYNQPLLKEGAIATETIRAPRSENVPDLVATAAQRQARRRGLIPVLVVDQLLSAEMTQNLEELVDKINNVRAIADKFPFTSTANLSTTTQIYLRQAPVESWQEILRISNNSFSEISPNQATRKAITELSGYNRSHTPQEATSLVKLIENRRSSYQQAIDQISSPIRLAVLDLSESDWQVTKTAMFQINQRILAQGIAPGLAPATLQTAVSLHLSPVLSATAREITTELLLNTLKPNLVTDPVATQQQVEQALNEISPVTININKGDKIVSAGEVITQSDFVLLEYFGLSRRSVNWWGLVGFTAVISGAVAIFILVERQIHQSDRGKFLRRRDYGLILLLSLTTPLLSQVGVYYTNLPALGWLIGSFYHPFLATVVVSLLTGLIVGTLKVGWDYLLASAVAGILAAHWAGKMRSREELAFLGAAVVLTQGGIYFLLNLLVSGGGASISYLFLDALRCSAPALGWSIFALGISPYLEHLFDLITPIRLVELANPNRPLLKRLAGETPGTFQHTMFVANLAEAAAREIGLNVELVRTGTLYHDIGKMHDPMGFIENQMGGVNKHDLIDNPWESAQIIKKHVTEGLVMARRYRLPKAIQAFIPEHQGTIRIAYFHHQAQQLATENPSIVVSEADFRYAGPIPQSRETGIVMLADACEAALRSLKEVSPDTALITIKKILHARWQEGQLADSGLTKDQLSQIAHTFLEVWRQTNHQRIVYPPAPK